In a single window of the Gossypium hirsutum isolate 1008001.06 chromosome D02, Gossypium_hirsutum_v2.1, whole genome shotgun sequence genome:
- the LOC107936254 gene encoding probable methyltransferase PMT3 produces the protein MRGRSDGGQKKRLITSLCAVAIFLGFLYVYYGSIFGSSSNGASALEYGGKSLRKIGSSYLGGDDESSTKSGLEDGDVVVPKTFPVCDDRHSELIPCLDRNIIYQMRLKLDLSVMEHYERHCPPPERRYNCLIPPPPGYKVPIKWPQSRDEVWKANIPHTHLAHEKSDQNWMVVKGEKIVFPGGGTHFHYGADKYIASIANMLNFSHNNLNNEGRVRTVLDVGCGVASFGAYLLSSDIIAMSLAPNDVHQNQIQFALERGIPACLGVLGTKRLPYPSRSFELAHCSRCRIDWLQRDGILLLELDRLLRPGGYFAYSSPEAYAQDEEDLRIWKEMSALVERMCWRIAAKRNQTVIWQKPLTNDCYMERAPGTNPPLCRSDDDPDAVWGVPMEACITPYSDHDQKAKGSGLAPWPARLTSPPPRLADFGYSNEMFEIDTETWRQRVENYWNLLSPKIEANTLRNLMDMKANMGSFAAALKERNVWVMNVIPEDGPNTLKLIYDRGLIGTTHNWCEAFSTYPRTYDLLHAWTVFSDIEKKGCSAEDLLLEMDRILRPKGFIIIRDKQPVIDFVRKYLSALHWEAVATADSSSDSEHEGDNVVFIVQKKLWLTSESILNSE, from the exons ATGAGAGGAAGATCTGATGGAGGCCAAAAGAAGAGATTAATCACCTCTCTTTGTGCTGTGGCAATCTTTCTTGGTTTTCTCTATGTATATTATGGATCTATTTTTGGATCTTCAAGCAATGGTGCTTCAGCTCTAGAATATGGCGGCAAATCTCTGAGAAAAATTGGATCATCTTATTTGGGTGGAGATGATGAATCTTCAACCAAATCTGGACTGGAGGATGGAGATGTTGTTGTTCCAAAAACGTTCCCT GTTTGTGACGATCGACATTCGGAATTGATTCCTTGCTTAGACAGAAACATCATATACCAAATGAGATTAAAGCTTGACTTGTCGGTAATGGAGCACTACGAACGTCATTGCCCCCCTCCTGAAAGGAGATACAATTGCTTGATCCCTCCTCCTCCAGGATACAAG GTCCCAATTAAGTGGCCTCAAAGCAGAGATGAAGTGTGGAAGGCAAATATTCCCCATACTCACCTTGCACATGAGAAGTCTGACCAGAATTGGATGGTGGTAAAAGGTGAAAAGATAGTATTTCCGGGGGGAGGCACCCATTTTCACTATGGAGCTGACAAGTATATTGCTTCAATTGCAAAT ATGCTCAACTTTTCGCACAACAACTTAAATAATGAAGGAAGAGTCCGTACAGTTCTTGATGTTGGTTGTGGTGTTGCAAGTTTTGGAGCGTATCTTCTTTCTTCTGACATTATAGCAATGTCATTAGCACCCAATGATGTTCATCAAAACCAAATCCAATTTGCCCTGGAAAGAGGAATTCCTGCATGTCTTGGTGTTCTAGGGACAAAAAGGCTCCCTTACCCGAGCAGATCATTTGAACTTGCTCACTGTTCTCGTTGTAGGATTGATTGGCTTCAAAGGGATGGGATTCTTCTTCTCGAGCTAGACCGGTTACTTAGACCTGGAGGCTATTTTGCCTACTCGTCTCCAGAGGCTTATGCACAAGATGAAGAGGATCTCCGGATATGGAAAGAGATGAGCGCCCTTGTGGAACGTATGTGTTGGAGAATAGCTGCAAAGAGGAACCAAACTGTCATTTGGCAAAAGCCTTTGACAAATGATTGTTATATGGAACGAGCACCTGGTACAAATCCACCGCTCTGTCGGTCTGATGATGATCCAGATGCAGTTTGGGGTGTGCCAATGGAAGCTTGTATCACTCCTTATTCCGACC ATGATCAGAAAGCCAAGGGAAGTGGTTTGGCTCCTTGGCCAGCGAGATTGACATCTCCTCCTCCAAGGCTTGCTGATTTTGGTTATTcaaatgaaatgtttgaaatagACACG GAAACTTGGCGCCAGCGGGTAGAGAATTATTGGAATCTCTTGAGTCCAAAGATTGAGGCCAACACTTTGAGAAATTTGATGGACATGAAAGCAAACATGGGATCTTTTGCGGCTGCTCTAAAAGAGAGGAATGTTTGGGTGATGAATGTCATCCCTGAGGATGGACCAAACACACTTAAGTTGATATATGACAGAGGCCTCATTGGCACTACTCATAACTG GTGTGAAGCCTTTTCCACATACCCTCGAACGTATGATTTACTCCATGCTTGGACTGTCTTTTCTGATATTGAGAAGAAGGGCTGCAGTGCTGAAGATTTGTTACTCGAGATGGATCGCATTCTCCGTCCCAAGGGTTTCATAATCATTCGGGACAAACAACCAGTTATAGATTTCGTAAGGAAGTATTTATCAGCTTTGCACTGGGAAGCAGTAGCAACTGCTGATTCAAGTTCGGATTCAGAACACGAAGGAGACAACGTCGTGTTTATTGTCCAAAAGAAATTGTGGCTCACAAGTGAAAGCATCCTGAATTCTGAATAG